In Pseudomonadota bacterium, one DNA window encodes the following:
- a CDS encoding DUF134 domain-containing protein, with translation MPRPRCRRNIGFLPSVTYFKPAGVRLAELEEVVLGHDELEAIRLKDLLGIPQEEAAKQMNVSQPTFHRLLLSAHEKMAHAVVNGKALRIEGGNVKIDEKFTPPCGWRHMCRLGWNGKATPQKGDILSIEKGGTMKIVITSVDGTLEGMVDERFGRSRKLIIYDLENKTHSVIDNTANMNSPQGAGIQSAQNVVNTGAKAVISGHLGPNAFRVLQSAGVEVYTASNMPVSEAIGAFEEGKLAKLTGPDVGGHW, from the coding sequence GTTTTCTCCCCAGCGTGACTTATTTTAAGCCCGCAGGCGTGAGGCTGGCAGAGTTGGAAGAGGTCGTGTTAGGCCATGATGAGCTTGAGGCGATACGGCTGAAAGACCTTCTCGGGATACCCCAGGAGGAGGCGGCGAAACAGATGAATGTCTCACAGCCCACGTTTCACCGCCTCCTCTTGTCTGCCCATGAAAAAATGGCTCATGCCGTTGTTAACGGCAAAGCACTGAGAATTGAGGGAGGAAACGTCAAGATCGATGAAAAATTCACCCCGCCATGCGGCTGGCGTCACATGTGCAGGCTCGGGTGGAATGGAAAGGCTACTCCACAAAAAGGAGATATATTATCCATTGAAAAAGGAGGAACGATGAAGATCGTAATAACGAGTGTTGATGGAACCTTAGAAGGAATGGTTGATGAACGTTTCGGAAGAAGCCGGAAGCTGATCATCTACGATCTGGAGAATAAGACCCATTCTGTTATTGATAATACGGCAAATATGAATTCTCCCCAGGGAGCAGGCATTCAGAGCGCGCAGAATGTGGTGAATACAGGCGCAAAAGCGGTAATAAGCGGCCATCTGGGACCGAATGCATTCAGGGTGCTTCAGTCCGCCGGGGTGGAAGTGTACACCGCATCCAACATGCCTGTTTCAGAGGCAATAGGGGCTTTCGAAGAGGGTAAGCTTGCTAAATTAACCGGGCCCGATGTAGGCGGGCACTGGTAA